In the genome of Ensifer adhaerens, one region contains:
- a CDS encoding diaminohydroxyphosphoribosylaminopyrimidine deaminase, whose translation MAEAIALGATHIGQTGTNPSVGCVIVHDGAIVGRGVTAKSGRPHAEPQALAEAGDLARGATAYVTLEPCSHFGKTPPCVNALIGAGVARVAVAVTDPDPRVSGNGIRMLREAGIAVETGLMEQAARRGLAAYLTRQTKGRAHVTLKLAVSKDGMLGRRGEGQIGITGAQSREAVQHLRAESDAILVGIGTALADDPELTCRLQGLEDRSPVRLVLDRMLLLPPSSRLALTADKVPVMAVTSPDHALRDQAWLARSDALRQGGVEIVEAGTLIDLLRLLASRGFSSLMVEGGARVADAFLKAGLVDRIWLFEGAVTVGGSGVVSPLTPCHVPDGFALVSTETLGEDRLEIFERME comes from the coding sequence ATGGCGGAAGCAATAGCCTTGGGCGCGACCCACATCGGCCAGACGGGCACCAACCCATCCGTTGGCTGCGTCATCGTCCACGACGGCGCGATTGTGGGACGCGGCGTGACGGCCAAGTCTGGTCGGCCGCATGCCGAGCCGCAGGCCCTGGCCGAAGCCGGAGACTTGGCGCGTGGCGCAACAGCCTATGTCACGCTCGAACCTTGTTCCCATTTCGGCAAGACGCCGCCTTGCGTCAACGCGTTGATCGGCGCCGGCGTGGCCCGCGTCGCCGTTGCCGTGACCGATCCGGATCCGCGGGTCAGCGGCAACGGCATCCGCATGCTGCGCGAGGCGGGCATCGCGGTCGAGACAGGACTGATGGAGCAGGCTGCGCGACGCGGACTTGCCGCCTATCTGACCCGCCAGACGAAGGGCAGGGCGCATGTCACCCTGAAACTGGCCGTGTCGAAGGACGGGATGCTGGGGCGGCGTGGCGAAGGGCAGATCGGCATCACCGGCGCTCAATCGCGCGAGGCTGTACAACACCTGCGCGCCGAAAGTGACGCCATTCTGGTCGGAATCGGAACCGCGCTTGCCGACGATCCGGAACTCACCTGCCGCTTGCAGGGCCTCGAAGATCGTTCGCCGGTGCGGCTGGTCCTCGATCGTATGCTGCTGTTGCCACCCTCTTCAAGGCTGGCGCTCACCGCCGACAAGGTTCCAGTGATGGCCGTCACCTCGCCCGATCATGCCCTGCGCGACCAGGCCTGGCTTGCGCGCAGCGACGCGCTGCGACAGGGCGGGGTGGAGATCGTCGAAGCAGGAACTCTCATCGATCTGCTACGGCTCCTCGCCTCTCGCGGTTTCAGCTCCCTCATGGTGGAAGGGGGCGCGCGCGTTGCCGACGCGTTCCTGAAGGCTGGTCTCGTGGATCGGATATGGCTCTTCGAGGGGGCCGTGACGGTCGGCGGTTCGGGCGTGGTGTCACCGTTGACGCCGTGCCATGTCCCAGACGGCTTTGCGCTTGTCTCGACGGAAACGTTGGGCGAGGATCGCCTGGAAATTTTCGAAAGGATGGAATGA
- a CDS encoding Predicted arabinose efflux permease, MFS family produces the protein MDAALGGLDQALAKARRNVALLTVAQAIQGAVSPISISLAALAGYQLLAVDKSLATAPVTGFNVGTAVGAALIAFVTRYVGRKHAFILGALIASLGALLAATALIKGSFWLFAIALLLLGTSSGFVQKFRFAAADASPSFYKPKAISWILVGGIVSAVIGPQIAIWLRDSLPGVPFAGAFLAIIPLAMASIAVLSMLRLPHVGERHADSKPARPLTEIIGTQRFITGMLCGIGSYALMTFMMTGAPLAMVVGCGYSTEVSTLGIQWHVLAMFGPSFFTGQLITRFGVEKVVATGLIVLMSCAVVAVLGTQIWNFWGALVLLGIGWNFGFIGSTAIIASSYRPEEADKVQGFHDIFLFTVVALASLSSGKVFNSQGWNVMAYTIWPVCLICLVALVMLIRKTPPRHPDRNAPVQPSLHQD, from the coding sequence ATGGACGCCGCACTGGGCGGATTGGATCAGGCGCTGGCAAAGGCCAGGCGCAATGTGGCGCTCCTCACGGTCGCGCAGGCGATCCAGGGCGCGGTTTCGCCCATCTCGATTTCGCTGGCAGCCCTTGCCGGTTATCAATTGCTGGCCGTTGACAAGTCGCTCGCGACTGCGCCGGTCACCGGTTTCAACGTTGGCACGGCTGTCGGCGCGGCCCTGATCGCGTTTGTGACCCGCTATGTCGGGCGCAAGCATGCGTTCATCCTGGGCGCGCTCATTGCCTCGCTTGGGGCGCTGCTGGCGGCAACCGCGCTGATCAAGGGTAGTTTCTGGCTTTTTGCCATTGCGCTGCTGCTTTTGGGAACCTCATCCGGTTTTGTGCAGAAGTTCCGCTTCGCGGCAGCCGACGCATCGCCTTCCTTCTACAAGCCCAAGGCAATCTCGTGGATCCTCGTCGGCGGTATCGTCTCGGCGGTCATCGGTCCCCAGATCGCCATCTGGCTGCGCGACAGCCTGCCGGGCGTTCCATTCGCCGGGGCCTTTCTCGCCATTATCCCGCTCGCGATGGCAAGCATTGCGGTCTTGAGCATGCTCAGGTTGCCGCATGTCGGCGAAAGACATGCCGACAGCAAGCCTGCGAGGCCGCTGACCGAAATCATCGGCACCCAGCGCTTCATCACCGGAATGCTCTGTGGCATCGGATCCTACGCGCTCATGACGTTCATGATGACGGGCGCGCCGCTGGCAATGGTGGTTGGTTGCGGTTATTCGACCGAGGTCTCCACCCTGGGCATCCAGTGGCATGTGCTTGCCATGTTCGGGCCGAGTTTCTTCACGGGCCAGCTCATCACCCGCTTCGGCGTCGAGAAGGTCGTCGCCACCGGCCTGATCGTCCTCATGAGCTGCGCGGTCGTGGCTGTCCTGGGGACACAGATCTGGAACTTCTGGGGCGCGCTGGTTCTTTTGGGAATCGGCTGGAACTTCGGCTTTATCGGTTCGACTGCCATCATAGCCTCCAGCTATAGGCCGGAAGAGGCCGACAAGGTACAGGGTTTTCACGACATCTTTCTGTTCACGGTCGTGGCGCTCGCTTCATTGTCGTCGGGCAAGGTCTTCAACAGCCAGGGCTGGAACGTCATGGCCTATACGATCTGGCCCGTCTGCCTCATCTGCCTCGTTGCGCTTGTCATGCTGATCCGCAAGACGCCGCCGCGCCATCCCGACAGAAACGCGCCTGTGCAACCTTCCCTGCATCAAGACTAG
- a CDS encoding cytochrome b pre-mRNA-processing protein 3, giving the protein MLFGLFRKKNNNQAIVTRQYEHLTQAARRPLFYSDMGVPDTVLGRFEMLTIILILYFRRTATSERSGQEIAQEIIDYFFEDIDHSIRELGVGDTGVPKRVKKFARMYYGRLESYAGALDNGDLEALKAALRRNIRPDESDAPDMAALASYMIEAETALKAVSEDSIATGSALLMEPEPMERT; this is encoded by the coding sequence ATGTTATTCGGGCTGTTCAGGAAAAAAAATAACAACCAGGCCATCGTCACCCGGCAGTACGAGCACCTGACCCAGGCGGCCCGCCGCCCTCTGTTCTATTCCGACATGGGGGTGCCGGACACGGTTCTCGGCCGTTTCGAGATGCTGACGATTATCCTGATTCTCTATTTTCGCCGCACGGCGACGTCCGAGCGCAGCGGGCAGGAAATCGCCCAGGAGATCATCGACTATTTCTTCGAGGACATCGACCATTCGATCCGCGAACTGGGGGTCGGCGATACGGGCGTTCCCAAGCGTGTGAAGAAATTCGCCCGCATGTATTACGGCCGGCTCGAATCCTACGCGGGTGCCCTGGATAATGGCGATCTTGAAGCGTTGAAGGCGGCACTCCGGCGCAATATCCGCCCCGATGAATCCGATGCTCCAGACATGGCGGCGCTTGCGTCCTACATGATAGAGGCCGAAACCGCCCTGAAAGCCGTTTCGGAAGACAGTATCGCTACGGGCTCGGCTCTGCTGATGGAGCCTGAGCCGATGGAAAGGACATGA
- a CDS encoding Beta-barrel assembly machine subunit BamE produces the protein MAIVSKLNIARSSLLVAVAAAAIVTSGCMGTSETINNGFIVDEQTLKLVPVGSSREQVLLSLGTPSATATFDREVFYYISQKRERKFEFMKPSLVSQSVLAVYFSKNGTVEKLSNYSMQDGKVVDMISRTTPTGGTELTFLQRILSGGASSSSMAKGLLSGGNKY, from the coding sequence TTGGCTATCGTGTCAAAACTCAACATCGCGCGGTCGTCACTGCTGGTAGCCGTCGCCGCGGCGGCGATCGTGACCTCCGGCTGCATGGGCACAAGCGAAACAATCAACAACGGTTTCATCGTTGACGAACAGACCTTGAAGCTGGTTCCCGTCGGGTCGAGCCGCGAACAGGTTCTGCTGTCGCTGGGCACGCCATCTGCGACGGCAACCTTCGACCGCGAAGTCTTTTACTACATTTCCCAGAAGCGCGAACGCAAATTCGAGTTCATGAAGCCATCCCTGGTTTCCCAGAGCGTGCTTGCCGTCTACTTCAGCAAGAACGGTACGGTCGAAAAGCTGTCCAACTACTCGATGCAGGACGGCAAGGTGGTCGACATGATCTCGCGCACGACGCCCACCGGCGGTACGGAACTCACGTTCCTGCAACGCATCCTGTCCGGCGGTGCCTCCAGTTCATCGATGGCGAAGGGCCTTCTCAGCGGCGGCAACAAGTATTGA
- a CDS encoding 6,7-dimethyl-8-ribityllumazine synthase, with protein MTEDLTPHLLIVEARFYDDLSDALLEGATSALKEAGATYDVVTVPGALEIPPAIAMALDGGDTGGVVYDGFVALGMVIRGETYHFDIVSNESSRALMDLAVSESLALGNGILTVENEAQAWARARKSELDKGGFAARAALTMIALKEKFGG; from the coding sequence ATGACCGAGGACCTCACGCCTCATCTACTCATTGTTGAAGCGCGCTTTTACGATGATCTCTCCGATGCGCTTCTTGAAGGCGCGACATCCGCCCTGAAGGAAGCCGGCGCGACTTACGACGTTGTCACCGTTCCCGGTGCGCTGGAGATTCCGCCTGCGATCGCCATGGCGCTCGACGGCGGTGATACCGGTGGCGTCGTCTATGATGGTTTCGTGGCTCTCGGCATGGTCATTCGCGGCGAGACCTATCACTTCGACATCGTGTCGAACGAATCCTCCCGTGCCTTGATGGACCTCGCCGTCAGCGAGTCGCTGGCGCTCGGCAACGGCATCCTCACGGTGGAAAATGAGGCGCAGGCTTGGGCTCGGGCGCGCAAGTCCGAACTCGACAAGGGCGGTTTTGCAGCGCGCGCGGCACTGACCATGATCGCGCTGAAGGAAAAATTCGGCGGCTGA
- a CDS encoding riboflavin synthase alpha chain — MFTGIVTDVGKVEKITPLAEGLRLRIATAYDPATIDIGASISHSGTCLTVVTLPDAGSNDRWYEVEAWEEALRLTTISTWKEGSRVNLERALKIGDELGGHIVSGHVDGMAEIVAIEPEGDATRFRLRVPEEFARFVAPKGSVALDGTSLTVNAVSGCDFDILLIRHTLEVTTWGERKVGDKVNFEIDTMARYAARLAEFR, encoded by the coding sequence ATGTTCACGGGTATCGTTACGGATGTCGGCAAGGTGGAGAAGATCACGCCGCTCGCGGAGGGCCTGCGCCTGCGCATCGCGACGGCCTATGACCCGGCAACTATCGATATCGGCGCCTCCATATCGCATTCCGGGACATGTCTCACGGTGGTGACCTTGCCCGACGCTGGTTCGAACGACCGTTGGTACGAAGTCGAGGCCTGGGAGGAGGCGCTGCGGCTCACGACGATCAGCACCTGGAAGGAAGGCTCTCGCGTCAATCTGGAACGCGCCCTGAAGATCGGCGACGAGCTGGGCGGTCACATCGTCTCCGGTCACGTGGACGGCATGGCGGAGATTGTTGCGATCGAGCCGGAGGGCGATGCCACGCGCTTTCGCCTGCGCGTCCCGGAAGAGTTTGCCCGCTTCGTCGCGCCCAAGGGCTCGGTGGCGCTGGATGGAACGTCCTTGACCGTCAATGCGGTGTCCGGCTGCGACTTCGATATCCTGCTCATCCGTCACACGCTGGAAGTCACGACCTGGGGCGAGCGGAAGGTCGGCGACAAGGTCAATTTCGAGATCGATACGATGGCGCGCTACGCCGCGCGCCTCGCCGAGTTCAGGTAG
- a CDS encoding 3-oxoacyl-[acyl-carrier-protein] synthase-3 (manually curated): MIRSAVRGFGASLPARVVTNRELEGQVETSDEWIVQRTGIRQRYIAGEGETTASLGTAAARAALDRAGLKPDDIDLIILATSTPDHTFPATAVEIQNRLGIHHGAAFDLQAVCSGFVYAMTTADAYIRGGLAKRALVIGAETFSRLLDWEDRTTCVLFGDGAGAVVLEAVEGKGDSSDRGILTAHLRSDGAHKEKLYVDGGPSTTGTVGHLRMQGREVFKHAVGMITDVIVAAFDATGLSIEQLDWLVPHQANIRIIEGSAKKLGIPMEKVVVTVDQHGNTSAASIPLALSAAASDGRIKEGDLVLLEAMGGGFTWGSVLLRW, encoded by the coding sequence ATGATCCGTTCCGCGGTGAGAGGCTTTGGAGCCTCGTTGCCTGCTCGCGTGGTGACCAATCGCGAGCTTGAAGGCCAGGTTGAGACCTCTGACGAGTGGATCGTTCAGCGGACCGGTATCCGCCAGCGCTATATCGCGGGCGAGGGGGAGACGACGGCTTCCCTGGGCACGGCGGCCGCGCGTGCAGCGCTGGATCGAGCGGGCCTCAAACCCGACGACATCGACTTGATCATCCTGGCGACGTCGACGCCCGACCACACTTTCCCTGCCACGGCAGTTGAAATCCAGAATCGCCTCGGCATTCACCATGGCGCCGCCTTTGACCTGCAGGCGGTGTGCTCGGGCTTCGTCTATGCCATGACCACGGCCGATGCCTACATACGCGGGGGGCTCGCCAAACGCGCGCTCGTCATTGGCGCCGAGACCTTCTCGCGCCTGCTCGACTGGGAAGACCGCACAACCTGCGTCCTCTTCGGCGATGGTGCAGGTGCCGTCGTACTGGAAGCGGTTGAAGGAAAGGGCGATTCGTCCGATCGCGGCATCTTGACCGCGCATCTGCGATCCGACGGCGCGCACAAGGAAAAGCTCTATGTCGATGGCGGTCCCTCGACCACAGGCACTGTAGGCCATTTGCGCATGCAGGGCAGGGAGGTCTTCAAGCATGCGGTTGGCATGATCACGGACGTGATCGTGGCAGCTTTCGACGCCACCGGTCTGTCGATCGAGCAGCTCGATTGGCTCGTGCCCCACCAGGCCAACATTCGCATCATCGAGGGGTCCGCCAAGAAACTTGGCATACCGATGGAGAAGGTGGTCGTCACCGTTGACCAGCACGGCAACACGTCGGCGGCCTCGATCCCGCTGGCGTTGTCGGCGGCGGCAAGCGACGGTCGCATCAAGGAAGGCGATCTCGTTCTTCTGGAAGCCATGGGTGGTGGTTTCACCTGGGGTTCCGTGCTTCTGCGCTGGTAG
- a CDS encoding phosphate:acyl-[acyl carrier protein] acyltransferase, translating into MVTVSLDAMGGDFGPGVAIPGAARALERHPDMRFVIYGIEAECLPILNKYPALKAKSEFHPVEVAIGMDEKPSQALRRGRYKSSMWKAIEAVKLKEADVAVSAGNTGALMAMALFCLRTMANIERPALAGIWPTLKGESIVLDVGATIGADAQQLVDFALMGGAMARALFELKRPSVGLLNVGVEEVKGQEEVKEAGRILRESNFQSIQYSGFVEGDDLGKGTVDVVVSEGFTGNIALKAAEGTARQLATYLRAAMSRTLLAKIGYLFAKSAFDMLRDKMDPRKVNGAVFLGLNGIVIKSHGGTDAEGFAAAVEVGYDMARNKLNEKIENDLKNFHSRRLPVKVDADDDGV; encoded by the coding sequence GTGGTAACAGTTTCACTTGATGCGATGGGCGGAGATTTCGGCCCGGGCGTGGCCATTCCCGGAGCAGCGCGCGCGCTGGAGCGGCATCCCGACATGCGCTTCGTCATCTATGGCATCGAAGCCGAATGCCTCCCGATCCTGAACAAGTATCCGGCCCTGAAGGCGAAATCGGAATTCCACCCGGTCGAGGTTGCGATCGGCATGGACGAGAAGCCGAGCCAGGCGCTGCGCCGCGGCCGCTACAAATCCTCCATGTGGAAGGCCATCGAGGCCGTCAAGCTGAAAGAGGCCGATGTGGCGGTCTCCGCCGGCAATACCGGCGCGCTCATGGCGATGGCGCTCTTCTGCCTGCGGACCATGGCGAATATCGAACGCCCGGCGCTCGCCGGCATCTGGCCGACGCTCAAGGGCGAAAGCATCGTGCTCGATGTCGGTGCCACCATCGGTGCCGACGCTCAGCAGCTTGTCGATTTCGCGCTCATGGGCGGCGCCATGGCGCGCGCGCTCTTTGAACTCAAGCGACCCTCCGTCGGCCTTCTCAATGTCGGCGTGGAAGAGGTCAAGGGCCAGGAAGAGGTCAAGGAAGCAGGACGCATCCTGCGCGAATCGAACTTTCAGTCGATCCAGTATTCGGGCTTCGTCGAAGGCGACGATCTCGGCAAGGGAACGGTGGACGTCGTCGTCAGCGAGGGCTTCACGGGCAATATCGCACTGAAGGCTGCAGAAGGAACCGCGCGACAGCTTGCGACCTATCTGCGTGCCGCAATGTCGCGCACATTGCTTGCCAAGATAGGCTATCTGTTTGCCAAGAGCGCCTTCGACATGCTGCGCGACAAGATGGACCCGCGCAAGGTCAACGGGGCCGTGTTTCTGGGCCTCAACGGCATCGTCATCAAGAGCCATGGCGGGACGGATGCCGAAGGATTCGCGGCGGCAGTCGAAGTGGGCTATGACATGGCCCGCAACAAATTGAACGAAAAGATCGAAAACGATCTGAAAAACTTTCATTCGAGGCGTCTTCCCGTGAAGGTCGACGCGGATGACGACGGGGTTTGA
- a CDS encoding K(+)-stimulated pyrophosphate-energized sodium pump has product MTILFGVIACGLLSVAYAIWATQSVLAADQGNERMREIAGYIREGAQAYLTRQYKTIAIVGVIVFIAAWLLLSGAAAIGFLIGAVLSGAAGFIGMHVSVRANVRTAQASSKSLAGGLDIAFKSGAITGMLVAGLALLGVSVYYYILTGPMHHEPGSREVIDALVSLGFGASLISIFARLGGGIFTKGADVGGDLVGKVEAGIPEDDPRNPATIADNVGDNVGDCAGMAADLFETYAVSVVATMVLAAIFFAGSQMLGTAMIYPLAICAGSIITSIVGTFFVKLGSNNSIMGALYKGLIVTGLLSIVSLAAATSLTIGWGEVGTVNGLVVTGKNLFISGLVGLVVTALIVVITEYYTGTNKRPVNSISQASVTGHGTNVIQGLAVSLESTALPAIVIVGGIIATYQLGGLFGTGIAVTAMLGLAGMIVALDAFGPVTDNAGGIAEMSELPPEVRKVTDALDAVGNTTKAVTKGYAIGSAGLGALVLFAAYSNDLQYFAAHADKYPYFADVGKISFDLSNPYVVAGLIFGGLIPYLFGGIAMTAVGRAAGSIVEEVRSQFKAKPGIMAGTEKPDYGRAVDILTKAAIREMIVPSLLPVLAPLVVYFGVLLISGSKASAFAALGASLLGVIVNGLFVAISMTSGGGAWDNAKKSFEDGFVDKDGVRHMKGSEAHKASVTGDTVGDPYKDTAGPAVNPAIKITNIVALLLLAVLA; this is encoded by the coding sequence ATGACGATACTATTCGGCGTGATTGCATGTGGTTTGTTGTCTGTGGCCTACGCGATTTGGGCCACGCAATCGGTTCTGGCTGCTGACCAGGGCAATGAGAGAATGCGCGAGATCGCGGGCTATATCCGCGAAGGCGCGCAAGCCTATCTGACACGGCAGTACAAGACGATCGCCATTGTGGGCGTCATCGTGTTCATTGCGGCCTGGTTGCTTCTGTCCGGTGCGGCCGCCATCGGTTTTCTCATCGGCGCGGTGCTTTCGGGCGCGGCCGGCTTCATTGGCATGCACGTTTCGGTCCGCGCCAACGTGCGCACGGCACAGGCCTCTTCCAAAAGCCTCGCGGGCGGCCTCGACATCGCCTTCAAGTCCGGCGCCATTACCGGCATGCTGGTAGCGGGCCTCGCGCTGCTCGGCGTCTCTGTCTATTACTACATCCTGACCGGCCCCATGCATCACGAGCCCGGCTCGCGTGAAGTCATCGACGCGCTGGTCTCGCTCGGCTTCGGCGCATCGCTCATCTCCATCTTCGCCCGTCTCGGCGGCGGCATCTTCACCAAGGGGGCAGACGTCGGCGGCGACCTCGTCGGCAAGGTCGAGGCAGGCATTCCGGAAGACGATCCCCGCAACCCTGCAACGATCGCCGACAATGTGGGCGACAATGTCGGCGACTGCGCCGGCATGGCCGCCGACCTTTTCGAAACCTATGCCGTGTCGGTCGTCGCCACCATGGTTCTCGCAGCGATCTTCTTCGCCGGCAGCCAGATGCTCGGCACCGCGATGATCTACCCGCTCGCCATCTGCGCCGGCTCGATCATCACCTCGATTGTCGGAACCTTCTTCGTGAAGCTCGGCTCCAACAATTCGATCATGGGCGCGCTCTACAAGGGCCTGATCGTGACCGGCCTTCTGTCCATCGTCAGTCTCGCTGCCGCGACCTCGCTCACCATCGGCTGGGGTGAGGTCGGCACGGTCAACGGTCTCGTCGTCACGGGCAAGAACCTGTTCATCTCGGGCCTCGTCGGCCTGGTGGTCACGGCGCTGATCGTCGTCATCACCGAGTACTACACGGGCACGAACAAGCGTCCGGTCAACTCGATCTCACAGGCCTCGGTCACGGGCCACGGCACCAACGTGATCCAGGGTCTTGCTGTCTCGCTGGAATCCACCGCGCTGCCGGCCATCGTCATCGTCGGCGGCATCATCGCGACCTACCAGCTCGGCGGCCTTTTTGGAACCGGCATCGCCGTCACCGCGATGCTCGGGCTTGCCGGGATGATCGTGGCGCTCGATGCCTTCGGCCCGGTCACCGACAATGCCGGCGGCATCGCCGAGATGTCGGAGCTGCCGCCTGAGGTGCGCAAGGTCACCGACGCGCTGGACGCCGTCGGCAACACGACCAAGGCTGTCACCAAAGGGTATGCCATCGGCTCGGCCGGCCTTGGCGCGCTGGTCCTGTTTGCGGCCTATTCGAACGACTTGCAATACTTTGCGGCCCATGCCGACAAGTATCCCTACTTCGCCGATGTTGGAAAAATCTCCTTTGATCTCTCCAACCCGTATGTCGTGGCAGGGCTGATCTTCGGCGGTCTCATCCCCTACCTCTTCGGCGGTATCGCGATGACGGCGGTCGGCCGTGCCGCAGGCTCCATCGTGGAAGAGGTGCGGAGCCAGTTCAAGGCTAAGCCTGGCATCATGGCGGGCACCGAAAAACCGGATTACGGGCGCGCGGTCGACATCCTGACCAAGGCGGCCATTCGCGAGATGATCGTGCCGTCGTTGCTGCCGGTGCTCGCTCCGCTGGTGGTCTATTTTGGCGTCCTGCTGATCTCGGGCTCGAAGGCCTCGGCCTTCGCGGCACTTGGCGCATCGCTTCTCGGCGTCATCGTCAACGGTCTCTTCGTGGCCATTTCGATGACCTCGGGTGGCGGGGCCTGGGATAATGCCAAGAAGTCCTTTGAAGACGGTTTCGTCGACAAGGATGGCGTTCGTCACATGAAGGGCTCGGAGGCGCACAAGGCTTCGGTCACGGGGGACACCGTTGGCGACCCTTACAAGGATACCGCGGGACCGGCCGTGAACCCGGCGATCAAGATCACCAATATCGTCGCTCTTCTGCTTCTGGCAGTCCTCGCCTGA
- a CDS encoding transcriptional repressor NrdR, with the protein MRCPYCGSLDSQVKDSRPAEDSSAIRRRRICPDCGGRFTTFERVQLRELMVIKKTGRKVPFDREKLVRSFEIALRKRPVDRDRIERAVSGIVRRLESSGDTEIPSEEIGLQVLESLKSLDDVGFIRYASVYRDFTHIEDFTQVLSEVNAKISRDPGDH; encoded by the coding sequence ATGCGATGCCCCTATTGCGGATCGCTGGACAGCCAGGTGAAGGACTCGCGGCCGGCGGAGGATTCCTCCGCCATACGCCGTAGGCGTATCTGTCCCGATTGCGGCGGACGGTTTACGACATTCGAGCGCGTGCAGTTGCGCGAACTCATGGTCATCAAGAAGACCGGCCGCAAGGTGCCCTTCGATCGCGAGAAGCTGGTTCGCTCCTTCGAGATCGCGCTGCGGAAGCGCCCTGTGGATCGCGACCGCATCGAGCGCGCCGTGTCGGGCATCGTGCGCCGTCTCGAAAGCTCCGGCGACACGGAAATCCCTTCCGAAGAAATCGGCCTTCAGGTGCTGGAATCCCTGAAATCGCTCGATGACGTAGGCTTCATTCGCTATGCCTCGGTCTATCGCGATTTCACCCATATCGAGGACTTCACGCAGGTTCTTTCCGAGGTGAATGCCAAGATCTCTCGTGATCCCGGGGATCATTGA
- a CDS encoding Uncharacterized metal-binding protein YceD, DUF177 family: protein MQPVKEKGDTPFSYKVKVGHISANPVTVKLVADASELEGLARLWRVETVKRLESELQVARWKKDGVRIHGHVEAEIVQSCVVTLDPVATRISEEFDRIYVPEGSRLARLVLDERGEMVLDPEGDDIPEQFSGDTIDAGDAVCEAVALAIDPYPRKAGVEFADHVESTEADDRKPSPFAVLKDWKKSE from the coding sequence ATGCAGCCGGTGAAAGAGAAGGGCGACACGCCATTTTCCTACAAGGTCAAGGTTGGGCACATCTCGGCCAACCCGGTCACGGTCAAGCTTGTCGCGGATGCTTCGGAACTTGAGGGCCTCGCCAGGTTGTGGCGCGTCGAAACCGTGAAGCGGCTGGAAAGCGAGTTGCAGGTCGCGCGCTGGAAGAAGGATGGCGTGCGTATCCACGGCCATGTCGAAGCCGAGATCGTCCAGTCCTGCGTCGTGACTCTCGATCCAGTCGCGACCAGGATTTCCGAAGAGTTCGATCGCATCTATGTGCCGGAAGGTTCGCGGCTGGCCCGCCTCGTTCTGGATGAGCGGGGCGAGATGGTGCTCGATCCCGAGGGCGACGACATCCCCGAACAGTTCAGTGGAGACACGATCGACGCCGGTGATGCTGTCTGCGAGGCCGTAGCCCTGGCCATCGATCCATACCCGCGCAAGGCGGGCGTCGAATTCGCAGATCATGTCGAGTCCACGGAGGCCGACGACCGCAAGCCGTCTCCCTTTGCCGTTCTCAAGGACTGGAAAAAATCCGAGTGA
- a CDS encoding NusB antitermination factor, translated as MTNDNSAKAVKPANQRGAARLAAVQALYQMDVGGSGVLEVVSEYETYRLGQEIDGDQYLKADPSWFRSIVAGVVRDQLKLDPMITKALQEGWTLSRLDSTVRAILRAGTFELIERKDVPIAVIVNEYVEIAQAFFEEEEPRLVNAVLDRIAKQVRPN; from the coding sequence ATGACGAACGACAATTCTGCAAAGGCCGTCAAACCGGCAAACCAGCGCGGCGCTGCGCGTCTCGCCGCTGTCCAGGCGCTTTATCAGATGGATGTCGGCGGCTCCGGCGTGCTCGAAGTCGTTTCCGAATACGAGACCTACAGGCTTGGTCAGGAGATCGATGGCGACCAGTATCTCAAGGCAGATCCGTCATGGTTCCGGTCGATCGTCGCCGGCGTCGTGCGCGACCAGCTGAAGCTCGACCCCATGATCACCAAGGCTCTCCAGGAGGGCTGGACGCTTTCCCGGCTTGACAGCACGGTGCGTGCGATTTTGCGCGCCGGCACGTTCGAATTGATCGAGCGCAAGGACGTGCCGATCGCGGTGATCGTCAATGAATATGTCGAGATCGCTCAGGCGTTCTTCGAAGAAGAAGAGCCGCGCCTTGTGAACGCCGTCCTCGATCGGATCGCCAAGCAGGTCAGGCCGAACTGA